One Chthonomonas sp. genomic window, AGTGGTCGAACGAAGCGATGCAAGGGGCGGTCCGGTTCCTCTCGCGAGTCTTCAAGTGGACATCAGAAGATGCCGCGCTCTACGATCCGACTTGGAAGGACCGGATCGACACCATAGAGCTGGACGACACCGCGAGAGCTTTTCGCCGCGAGACGCACCAGCTTATCGACAAGGCGACGCGCGACATTGACCGGTTCGCGTTCAACACGTACGTCTCGTCGATGATGAGCGCTATGAACGCTTACAACGATCTGCGCAAGTCCGCTCCCGAGCCCAACGAAGGCGTCCGTCTTGCCCTAAGCGAGGCGATGGAGTCGCTCATTCTGGTGCTCAGCCCGTGCTCGCCCCACACTGCCGATGAGATCTGGTCCACGGCCATGGGCAAGTCGGGCTTCACGTACTGCGCTGACTGGCCGGTGGCTCGCCCCGAGCTTGCAGCAGCGGACTCGATCACAGTCGCGGTTCAGGTCAACGGCAAGCTCCGAGACAGCTTTGATGTCCCTGCGTCAGCGACCCCTGCCGAGATCGAGGCAGCGGCGCTCATTCGCGAGCGGGTGCGCGCCCACACGGACGGCAAGACGGTGCGAAAAGTCATCGTCGTCCCCGGTAAGCTCGTGAATATCGTGGTGGGTTGATGCGATCAAATCCGTACGCTTTATTCTTTGGTCTGCTGGTGCTTGGCGCGTGTGCCCCAGCAGCTCCCGAGGGGCCGCCAGCAATCGCCAGTGAGTCCGAGTACCGTGCCGCTCAGCAGGAGGCGAAGACTCTTAGCTTGGATGCATTGAAGCAGTTCCGAGACGGGGTCATGCTTGACGAGGTCCAAAAGAACGGGCTCATCCGAGCGGGGCAGCTCTTCGACCGCATGATCGCCTACGATCCCAAGCAGCCGGGACACTACCTGGGAGCGATCAAGGCGAATTTGGCGGTCGAGGATGATGCAGGAGCCATCAAGTATTTCGAGGCTGCACGCAAAGTGTGCGAGGGGGCCAACGATCGGGTGTCGCTGGCAGAGCTCTATGGCGACATGGGGCTTGCTCACTACGGGCAGGGCAACTACGGCAAAGCGCTTGAGTTCATCGAGGAGGCGCGAACGCTTGAGCCGCAGAACGTGGACTATCTGACCAGTGAATTGATGGTGCGGCTGGAGACCCGTGAGCCGGAGCGCGTGAACGAGCTCGTGGCAGAGGCGAAGAAGATCCCGGTCCACCCGCCGCGGCTGGATAAGCTCATCAAGCTCGTGGCGATGAGCAAGAGCGAAGATGACAAAAGCCCCTAAGGACGACGCTCAGGACGGGCCTCTGCAGCGAATGCGCCACTTGGGGATTCGCAGCGCATCGCCGGTAGACCTAGTTGCCGTCGCGATGAGCGCAGACGAGGCGGGAGCCATCAAGAGCGAGGATAGTGCGCGTGCCCTGGTCCGTCGGTACGGGATTAACCTCCTCGGCGACCTGGGAGCGGGCGACCTGGTGGATCAAGTTGGAGTTTCCAGCTACGAGGCCTGCCGTTTGCTAGCGGCCATCGAAATCGGCAGGCGCGCTGGTGTCTCCGCCAAAGGGGAAGTACGAACGATCTCCAACGCCGAGGACATTGTCCAACTGTTCGCCCA contains:
- a CDS encoding tetratricopeptide repeat protein — protein: MRSNPYALFFGLLVLGACAPAAPEGPPAIASESEYRAAQQEAKTLSLDALKQFRDGVMLDEVQKNGLIRAGQLFDRMIAYDPKQPGHYLGAIKANLAVEDDAGAIKYFEAARKVCEGANDRVSLAELYGDMGLAHYGQGNYGKALEFIEEARTLEPQNVDYLTSELMVRLETREPERVNELVAEAKKIPVHPPRLDKLIKLVAMSKSEDDKSP
- the radC gene encoding DNA repair protein RadC is translated as MTKAPKDDAQDGPLQRMRHLGIRSASPVDLVAVAMSADEAGAIKSEDSARALVRRYGINLLGDLGAGDLVDQVGVSSYEACRLLAAIEIGRRAGVSAKGEVRTISNAEDIVQLFAHLRDERKEHFCIALLNSKNGVIGIRTIHIGTVNMSVVGPREVFREAIREGAVSIIAVHNHPSGNPEPSPEDLHITLRLSELGKALDVKLLDHVIIGHADWVSLAARGVL